A genome region from bacterium includes the following:
- the larE gene encoding ATP-dependent sacrificial sulfur transferase LarE: MNDKLDDLRRRLRKLESAVVAFSGGVDSSLLAVLARAELADRMIAATAVSPSLQSTDRMLCVALSEQLKLPHAFVETNELLDQDYAANPDDRCYFCKRHLLERMIALADEKGFKFVVEGTNLSDLDGHRPGRRATEENARAVTPLIDAGLTKEDVRTIARELRIPTADKPSAACLASRIPAGIPITRDLLRRIDLAEDAVRASGVSQVRVRHHGEIARIEVGEDEIDTVARARSEIAEKLGELGWKFVALDLTGYRTGGAKG, encoded by the coding sequence ATGAACGATAAACTGGACGATCTGAGGCGGCGCCTCCGCAAACTGGAGAGCGCCGTCGTTGCTTTTTCAGGCGGCGTGGATTCCTCGCTGCTGGCCGTGCTCGCTCGTGCGGAGCTTGCGGACCGGATGATAGCGGCGACTGCCGTGTCCCCGAGCCTTCAGTCGACCGACCGCATGTTGTGCGTCGCCCTTTCAGAGCAGCTTAAGCTTCCTCACGCGTTTGTCGAGACGAACGAACTCTTGGATCAAGATTATGCGGCAAATCCGGATGACCGATGCTATTTCTGCAAGCGGCATCTGCTCGAGAGAATGATTGCGCTTGCGGACGAGAAGGGGTTCAAATTCGTGGTCGAAGGGACGAACCTCTCCGACCTCGATGGCCACAGGCCAGGGAGGCGGGCGACCGAGGAGAACGCGAGGGCGGTCACCCCCCTGATCGACGCCGGCCTGACCAAAGAGGATGTGAGGACCATTGCGAGAGAGCTCCGCATACCCACTGCGGATAAGCCCTCTGCCGCGTGTCTCGCTTCGAGGATCCCCGCGGGCATCCCCATCACCCGCGATCTGCTGCGGCGGATCGATTTGGCCGAGGATGCGGTGCGCGCGTCTGGCGTAAGCCAGGTGAGGGTGCGCCATCATGGCGAGATCGCGAGGATCGAGGTCGGCGAGGACGAGATCGACACGGTCGCGAGGGCGAGGAGCGAGATAGCGGAAAAACTGGGCGAGCTCGGGTGGAAGTTCGTAGCCCTGGATCTGACAGGCTACCGCACGGGCGGCGCGAAGGGCTGA
- the larB gene encoding nickel pincer cofactor biosynthesis protein LarB encodes MEKADIKRLLDEVAKGALTAAEALDRLSVLPFVDMGFAKHDGHRPLRNGFAEVIFCEGKRPEHVKAIVADASTRGLNVLGTRADGRLCEMLAKEFRGIDFDEQSRTFRLMKMTPEPLPGKLAVLAAGTADLAVAEEACRTAQFFGVEPNRHYDVGIAGLHRLLSCLEEIKQSDALIVVAGMEGALPGVVGGLVGAPIIAVPTSIGYGASFKGIAALLGMLNTCSEGVSVVNIDNGFGAACAAIRILRMMQDNG; translated from the coding sequence ATGGAAAAGGCGGATATTAAGAGACTGCTGGACGAGGTGGCAAAGGGCGCGTTGACCGCTGCGGAGGCGCTGGATCGTCTCTCCGTTCTCCCGTTCGTCGACATGGGCTTTGCAAAGCATGATGGACACAGGCCGCTCAGGAACGGCTTCGCGGAGGTGATCTTCTGCGAGGGCAAGAGGCCGGAGCACGTGAAGGCGATCGTTGCAGATGCCTCGACCCGCGGGCTCAACGTCTTGGGGACAAGGGCGGATGGCCGGCTCTGCGAGATGCTGGCAAAGGAATTCCGCGGGATCGACTTCGACGAGCAGAGCCGCACGTTCAGGCTGATGAAGATGACGCCGGAGCCTTTGCCCGGGAAGCTGGCCGTGCTGGCGGCGGGCACTGCGGACCTCGCAGTCGCGGAGGAGGCGTGCCGCACAGCGCAGTTCTTCGGAGTCGAGCCAAACCGCCATTACGATGTGGGCATCGCAGGGCTGCACAGGCTGCTCTCGTGTCTTGAGGAGATAAAGCAATCGGATGCACTGATCGTGGTCGCGGGCATGGAGGGAGCGTTGCCCGGCGTAGTCGGCGGCCTCGTCGGCGCTCCGATCATAGCGGTGCCGACCAGCATCGGCTATGGAGCGAGCTTCAAGGGGATCGCAGCACTTCTCGGAATGCTCAACACATGTTCCGAGGGCGTTTCAGTCGTGAACATCGACAACGGTTTCGGGGCAGCGTGCGCCGCGATCCGCATCCTGAGAATGATGCAGGATAACGGGTAG
- a CDS encoding HAD hydrolase-like protein, with protein sequence MAININFIFDLDGTVVNPGTAIPRCINFALKKHGMKSVPIERLKRYIGFNLETVFAEITGRKDKRFLKQCVDSYRERFHKEGIAEHRLYPGIVGLLEAVSQRGNIVIASIKPQVSCDMVLDHLGIKPLFTSVYGSELGGTRSSKGDVLKYAMKNEKLKKAIIIGDRGVDIEAAKRCSCPTIGVSYGYGTKEELVQAGADKIAETVGELRQYLLTAT encoded by the coding sequence ATGGCCATAAATATCAACTTCATCTTTGATCTCGATGGCACTGTAGTCAACCCGGGCACCGCCATCCCGCGCTGCATAAACTTCGCTCTCAAGAAGCACGGCATGAAGTCCGTGCCGATCGAGCGGCTCAAGCGCTACATAGGCTTCAACCTCGAGACGGTATTTGCGGAGATCACCGGCCGCAAGGACAAGCGCTTCCTCAAGCAATGCGTGGACTCGTACAGGGAGCGCTTCCACAAGGAGGGCATAGCCGAACATCGCCTTTATCCGGGCATAGTGGGGTTGCTCGAGGCGGTGTCGCAGCGCGGCAATATAGTCATCGCCTCGATCAAGCCGCAGGTCTCGTGCGACATGGTTCTCGACCACCTCGGCATCAAGCCCCTGTTCACCTCGGTCTATGGAAGCGAGCTGGGCGGAACGCGGTCGAGCAAAGGCGACGTCCTCAAGTACGCGATGAAGAACGAGAAGCTGAAGAAGGCGATCATTATAGGCGACCGCGGCGTGGACATAGAGGCTGCGAAGAGATGCTCATGCCCCACGATCGGCGTCTCCTACGGCTACGGCACTAAAGAAGAGCTGGTGCAGGCAGGTGCCGACAAAATCGCAGAGACGGTCGGGGAACTGAGGCAATATCTGCTCACCGCGACATGA